A window of Hymenobacter aerilatus contains these coding sequences:
- a CDS encoding porin family protein, translating to MADSTKQVVFLEVVVSGPVSLFYMRDRNGTDLLYLRNVNSELQALTQTTERIERDGARYDQKDNAFQRTLAAALVACPAVQPSLSRLAYTTRAIANVVRQYNRCVNGGSHEEAASTEKPISLAVAVMAGGTGSQLRFVSDVNYANTSIRSGLVPVGGVAAHLWLPGLNKHLAVRLEALYMANTTYKNTYEGQEDMYTVYRETYAQLSSIRVPVLLRYSWPGKRIQPFVQIGVSGSYLLNSKNETRYRYLNRAAFPDYYPWRAIIEQPRKFEQGAIGSIGLSVLPASKHAINVELRYERTNGFSDAYSITTRLAYYSLLMSYNLTKQAQ from the coding sequence TTGGCAGACTCCACCAAGCAGGTGGTGTTTCTAGAGGTGGTAGTATCTGGGCCAGTGAGTCTCTTCTATATGCGAGACCGAAATGGTACGGATTTGCTTTACCTACGGAATGTAAATAGTGAATTACAAGCCCTAACTCAGACAACCGAGCGTATCGAAAGAGATGGCGCACGCTACGATCAGAAAGATAATGCCTTTCAACGCACATTAGCCGCGGCTTTGGTGGCGTGTCCGGCTGTTCAACCGAGTTTATCTCGACTCGCATATACTACCCGTGCTATTGCAAATGTAGTGCGTCAGTATAACCGTTGTGTAAATGGTGGCTCACATGAGGAGGCTGCATCAACGGAGAAACCTATTTCGCTGGCAGTGGCAGTAATGGCTGGTGGGACTGGCAGTCAACTCCGTTTTGTAAGTGATGTTAATTATGCGAATACTAGTATTAGGTCGGGTCTTGTACCGGTGGGTGGAGTAGCGGCTCACCTGTGGCTGCCTGGCTTGAACAAGCATTTGGCAGTGCGGTTGGAAGCTTTGTATATGGCTAATACTACGTATAAGAACACGTACGAAGGACAAGAAGATATGTATACTGTATACCGGGAAACGTATGCCCAACTTAGCAGCATCCGCGTACCGGTATTGCTACGCTATAGCTGGCCAGGAAAACGTATTCAGCCTTTTGTACAAATAGGAGTAAGCGGCAGCTACTTGCTAAATAGCAAGAATGAAACTCGCTATCGTTACCTCAATCGCGCAGCTTTTCCAGACTATTATCCGTGGCGTGCCATTATAGAACAGCCGCGTAAATTCGAGCAGGGGGCAATAGGAAGTATCGGCTTAAGTGTACTACCTGCTAGTAAGCATGCTATAAATGTTGAGCTTCGGTATGAACGAACAAATGGTTTTAGCGATGCTTATTCAATAACAACTCGGTTGGCATATTATTCTCTACTGATGAGTTACAACTTAACGAAACAGGCTCAATAG
- a CDS encoding 5'-nucleotidase C-terminal domain-containing protein, with the protein MPYLLMSFFRTRTTALGWLLAVALLPACQRAVYQPQAALAPVTARPVDKNQPEDAKMAAEIAPYRQRVTEQMSAVLGTAPVALTKNAGESPLGNFVADLQRERAAEALHQPIDLAVMTNGGLRTAFPAGPITLGSVFELMPFENKLVVLDAPGPVVQQLFDYSARIKMAVSGATYTVSPDGKATNIRIDGQPFNPARVYAIAISDYLAGGGDNLLFFKPLTQRDTGVLLRQAIADKITSLTAQGKPVEARVEGRVK; encoded by the coding sequence ATGCCCTACCTGCTTATGTCGTTTTTTCGTACGCGTACCACTGCTCTTGGCTGGCTGCTGGCTGTAGCCCTGCTGCCTGCTTGCCAGCGCGCCGTCTACCAGCCCCAGGCTGCCCTGGCCCCCGTTACGGCCCGCCCCGTCGATAAAAATCAGCCCGAGGATGCAAAGATGGCCGCTGAAATTGCCCCCTACCGTCAGCGCGTTACGGAGCAGATGTCGGCAGTATTGGGTACGGCCCCAGTAGCCCTCACCAAGAACGCAGGCGAGTCGCCCCTGGGTAATTTTGTGGCCGACTTGCAGCGGGAACGTGCCGCCGAAGCCCTGCACCAGCCCATCGATTTGGCTGTGATGACCAACGGCGGCCTGCGCACAGCCTTCCCGGCTGGCCCCATCACACTAGGCTCGGTGTTTGAGCTGATGCCGTTTGAGAACAAGCTAGTGGTGCTGGATGCTCCTGGCCCCGTAGTGCAGCAGCTATTCGACTACTCCGCTCGCATCAAAATGGCCGTTTCCGGAGCTACCTATACCGTTTCGCCCGATGGTAAAGCCACCAACATTCGTATTGACGGACAGCCTTTCAATCCGGCCCGCGTCTACGCCATTGCCATTTCTGACTATTTGGCCGGCGGTGGCGACAACCTCCTGTTCTTCAAGCCCCTCACCCAGCGCGACACGGGCGTGCTGCTGCGTCAGGCCATTGCCGACAAAATCACGAGCCTCACGGCCCAGGGTAAACCCGTAGAAGCCCGAGTAGAGGGTAGGGTGAAATGA